From the genome of Methylomonas sp. UP202, one region includes:
- a CDS encoding FAD-binding protein translates to MDQNVIELLDKIRDSIGADYVIDSTNTLKALETATFKTNQRILAIVHPGNVPELQKCLEFANEYKVSVHPISTGRNIGYGSSVPTQDNSILLSLSRLNSILDYNDSLGFVTIEPGVTQGQLYDFLKANGGKFWMDATGGPLNHSIIGNILERGWGHTPYGDHFDNACGMEVVLPSGELIRTGHGQFENAKATSVYRWGIGPYVDGLFTQSNFGIITKLTVWLMPTPSYFQAFYFSSKNYGDLPIIIDTLRPLFLDGTIKSAMHIANDYKVLASFQRYPLKSVKGVTPLPLSELEKLAKAWDFGAWNGAGAIYGSRKEVALARAKIKSALRNSPIKKLRFLDDTDIKIATKFQGVLKKVLRLDVPEMLKILDPVYNLTKGVPSNAFLESVYWRKTHSENQTPLTPEKDGCGLIWISPMAPALGQCADEMWRIINSVFIKYSFEPAVSITMLTGRAMDAIISITYDRDIPGEDDRAMSCHDEVLKDLTVKGYIPYRAGLQTLGKFPVANPSYINFLQALKNAIDPNNILAPGKLGLLNEKSENI, encoded by the coding sequence ATGGACCAGAACGTCATAGAATTGTTAGACAAAATTAGAGATTCAATTGGCGCTGACTACGTAATTGACAGCACAAATACATTAAAAGCTCTAGAGACTGCCACATTTAAGACAAATCAAAGAATACTGGCGATAGTTCATCCGGGAAACGTACCAGAGTTACAAAAGTGCCTAGAATTTGCAAATGAATATAAAGTTTCAGTACACCCTATAAGTACCGGGAGAAATATTGGATACGGTTCCAGTGTTCCAACGCAAGACAATAGTATTTTATTGTCGCTATCACGACTAAATAGTATATTAGATTATAATGATTCGCTAGGGTTTGTAACAATTGAGCCAGGTGTGACACAAGGACAGCTCTATGATTTTTTGAAAGCGAATGGCGGCAAGTTTTGGATGGATGCCACTGGGGGGCCGCTCAACCACAGTATTATCGGTAATATACTGGAAAGAGGATGGGGACACACACCATACGGTGATCACTTTGACAACGCGTGTGGCATGGAAGTTGTTCTGCCAAGTGGGGAGTTAATTCGCACAGGCCACGGTCAGTTCGAGAATGCAAAAGCAACTTCAGTCTATAGGTGGGGTATTGGGCCTTATGTTGATGGATTATTCACCCAATCCAATTTTGGCATTATAACAAAGCTTACGGTATGGCTTATGCCTACGCCTAGTTACTTTCAGGCATTTTATTTTAGCTCAAAAAACTACGGAGACCTCCCCATAATTATAGATACCCTGAGGCCGCTGTTTCTTGATGGAACAATCAAAAGTGCAATGCATATCGCAAATGATTACAAGGTACTAGCATCATTTCAGAGATACCCATTGAAGTCAGTGAAGGGGGTAACCCCTTTACCTTTATCAGAACTAGAAAAGTTAGCTAAAGCATGGGACTTTGGAGCCTGGAATGGGGCGGGCGCAATTTACGGAAGCCGAAAGGAAGTAGCGCTGGCTAGAGCTAAAATAAAATCAGCGCTTAGGAATTCACCAATAAAGAAGCTACGGTTTCTAGACGATACGGACATAAAGATTGCTACTAAGTTTCAAGGAGTTCTGAAAAAAGTTCTCAGGCTGGATGTTCCAGAAATGCTTAAGATTCTTGATCCAGTATACAATCTCACAAAAGGAGTTCCATCTAACGCATTTTTGGAAAGTGTTTATTGGAGAAAGACTCATTCAGAAAATCAAACCCCTCTAACTCCTGAAAAAGACGGTTGTGGCTTAATCTGGATATCTCCGATGGCTCCCGCTTTAGGACAGTGCGCAGACGAAATGTGGCGTATAATTAATTCTGTTTTTATTAAATATAGCTTTGAGCCAGCAGTTTCGATTACAATGCTTACTGGAAGGGCTATGGATGCAATAATCAGCATTACTTACGACAGAGATATTCCTGGGGAAGATGATAGGGCTATGAGTTGTCATGACGAAGTTCTAAAGGATTTAACAGTCAAAGGATATATTCCTTATAGAGCAGGCCTTCAAACATTAGGGAAGTTTCCAGTTGCAAACCCTTCCTATATTAACTTTTTGCAGGCATTAAAAAATGCAATAGATCCAAATAATATATTAGCTCCAGGCAAGCTTGGTTTATTAAATGAAAAAAGTGAAAACATATGA
- a CDS encoding NAD(P)H-dependent oxidoreductase — translation MNLLQINTSIRGEQSHSSHLATLLTEKLQAAYPDSELIKRDLAQSAPPLLDGAALGVLFTPAEQRDAEQQALAERFDALIDEIQQADRIVLGVPMYNFGIPAQLKAWFDAIARADLTFRYTESGPEGLLRGKKVYLTLTYGGQHSDTPLDTMTPYLQTMLGFLGMTDLTFIHAEGLARSGDVAELALRQAELEIAALEI, via the coding sequence ATGAACCTTCTGCAAATCAACACCAGCATTCGCGGCGAACAAAGCCACTCCAGCCATTTGGCGACACTATTGACTGAAAAGCTACAAGCCGCCTACCCAGATTCCGAGTTGATTAAACGCGACTTGGCGCAATCCGCTCCACCGCTGTTGGACGGCGCGGCCCTCGGCGTGTTGTTCACGCCGGCCGAACAGCGCGACGCCGAACAGCAGGCCTTGGCGGAACGTTTCGACGCCTTGATAGACGAAATCCAACAAGCCGACCGTATCGTGCTGGGCGTTCCGATGTACAACTTCGGGATTCCCGCCCAGCTCAAAGCCTGGTTCGATGCCATTGCCCGCGCCGACCTGACCTTTCGTTACACCGAGTCCGGCCCGGAAGGCTTGTTGCGCGGCAAAAAGGTTTATTTAACCTTAACTTATGGCGGACAACACAGCGACACTCCCTTGGATACGATGACGCCCTACCTGCAAACGATGCTGGGCTTTTTGGGCATGACCGATCTGACCTTCATCCATGCAGAAGGCCTGGCAAGAAGCGGCGATGTCGCCGAACTGGCCTTGCGGCAAGCCGAGCTGGAAATTGCCGCGCTGGAAATATGA
- a CDS encoding D-alanyl-D-alanine carboxypeptidase family protein, with translation MPRLNLVLASIACLLLHGSPAAARYAAIVIDADTGRVVHETDSTHRWYPASLTKVMTIYMTFSAIESGHLHLNDTVTVSRHASLQPSSKLGLRQGQNLTVEQAIMAVTTRSANDAAVVLAEHLGGTESNFAAMMTQTAHRLGMYNSSFQNASGLPDDGQISSARDLALLSAALIRDFPQHYRFFSATEFRYKGRVLPNTNRILKSYPDADGLKTGFTCGSGYNLIASAKRNGHRLIGVLLGAHSSAERFQQMENLLDLGFTNSASGLYGSHISQLQDGSGAPPPFQLSSNRCAGSAEQMGADSGSNRYEPIRINPGHSERGKAVKEIRAASVKSHSSERAWSVAMGNFARKIDADVNLKRARSALGPLAKAGQARIVRQKFKGGVFWKTVWTGLAQDDSRDFCRRLHSKNLDCTALPPTAKSVASAETPRRHVKAG, from the coding sequence GTGCCGCGCCTAAACCTAGTCCTCGCCTCAATCGCCTGCCTGCTGCTGCACGGTTCGCCGGCCGCCGCCCGTTACGCGGCCATCGTCATCGATGCCGATACGGGCAGAGTCGTTCACGAAACCGACTCCACGCATCGCTGGTATCCTGCCTCGCTAACCAAGGTCATGACGATTTACATGACGTTCTCGGCGATAGAATCCGGTCATCTGCACCTGAACGACACAGTCACGGTATCCCGACACGCTTCGCTGCAACCCAGCTCCAAGTTGGGCTTGCGCCAAGGCCAAAACCTGACCGTCGAGCAAGCCATCATGGCGGTAACCACCCGCTCGGCCAACGATGCGGCGGTGGTGCTGGCCGAACACCTGGGCGGTACCGAAAGCAATTTCGCGGCGATGATGACCCAAACGGCGCATCGGCTGGGCATGTATAACAGTTCGTTTCAGAACGCCAGCGGCCTGCCTGACGACGGCCAGATCAGCAGCGCTCGCGATTTAGCCTTGTTGTCCGCCGCATTGATCCGCGATTTTCCGCAGCACTACCGTTTTTTCTCGGCGACCGAATTTCGCTACAAGGGCCGGGTTCTGCCGAATACCAACCGCATTCTGAAAAGCTATCCGGATGCCGACGGCCTGAAGACCGGTTTTACTTGCGGCTCCGGCTACAACCTGATCGCCTCGGCCAAACGCAACGGCCATCGCTTGATAGGCGTGTTGTTGGGGGCGCACAGTAGTGCCGAACGCTTTCAACAAATGGAAAACCTGCTGGACCTGGGCTTTACCAACAGTGCCAGCGGCTTGTACGGCAGCCACATCAGCCAACTGCAAGACGGCAGCGGCGCGCCGCCGCCGTTCCAGTTGTCTTCCAATCGTTGCGCCGGTAGCGCCGAGCAGATGGGCGCCGACTCCGGCAGCAACCGTTACGAGCCGATTCGGATCAATCCCGGCCATTCGGAACGCGGCAAGGCCGTTAAGGAAATCCGCGCGGCCAGCGTCAAAAGCCATTCCAGCGAGCGCGCCTGGTCGGTCGCGATGGGCAATTTCGCGCGCAAGATCGACGCCGACGTCAATCTGAAACGCGCCAGGAGCGCGCTCGGCCCGCTAGCCAAAGCCGGCCAAGCTCGTATCGTCCGCCAAAAATTCAAGGGCGGCGTGTTTTGGAAAACCGTTTGGACCGGGCTGGCGCAAGACGACAGCCGCGATTTCTGCCGGCGACTGCATTCTAAAAATCTGGATTGCACGGCATTGCCGCCAACCGCCAAATCGGTCGCTAGCGCCGAAACGCCGCGTCGGCACGTCAAGGCCGGCTAA
- a CDS encoding PEP-CTERM/exosortase system-associated acyltransferase, which produces MIEEKRYFDNSFDVFLADTPESLEIHYNLRFRVYCDEMGYEDKERFPDRLEKDYWDENAVHFLVRHRDSGCWLGAMRLVKPRGYRFPLEDRCTPYQPLSVNQYRNSVEISRLCVLREARRLNLHRRPAKVLANGEVDRRVSFLQDYKNLSRSVMWGLYRAAVVYCRQTGIRDWYILVTPSLAHAVKREGFEMTQIAEPCGLNGVRTAYRLSVAHILKNPIWEHDYKRDFLRYSELNDEFAAYGYLRRPLRQIGSVSYIQPRY; this is translated from the coding sequence TTGATTGAAGAAAAACGTTATTTTGACAATAGTTTTGATGTGTTTCTGGCTGATACGCCCGAGAGTCTGGAAATCCATTACAACCTCCGGTTTCGGGTGTATTGCGATGAAATGGGCTACGAAGACAAGGAGCGGTTTCCCGATAGATTGGAGAAGGATTATTGGGATGAAAACGCCGTCCATTTTTTGGTCCGCCATCGCGATAGCGGCTGTTGGCTGGGAGCCATGCGGTTGGTCAAGCCGAGAGGCTATCGGTTTCCGCTCGAGGATCGCTGCACGCCCTACCAGCCTCTGTCGGTGAATCAATACCGCAACTCGGTGGAAATTTCCAGGCTGTGCGTGCTGCGGGAAGCCCGGCGCTTAAACTTGCACAGGCGGCCGGCCAAGGTGTTGGCCAACGGCGAAGTCGATCGGCGTGTCAGTTTCCTGCAAGATTATAAAAACTTGAGCCGTAGCGTGATGTGGGGTTTATATCGGGCGGCCGTCGTGTATTGCCGGCAAACCGGAATCAGAGACTGGTACATCCTGGTCACGCCGTCGTTGGCGCATGCGGTCAAGCGCGAAGGCTTTGAAATGACTCAGATCGCCGAACCTTGCGGACTGAACGGCGTGCGTACCGCGTATCGCTTGAGCGTGGCGCATATCCTGAAAAACCCGATATGGGAACACGACTACAAGCGCGATTTTCTGCGCTACTCCGAGCTGAACGACGAATTCGCCGCCTATGGTTATCTGCGCAGGCCGCTACGCCAGATCGGCTCGGTTTCCTATATTCAGCCGCGCTATTAG
- a CDS encoding alkaline phosphatase D family protein, whose product MRKLSRFTRIAGQSALLAAIAALTNPACAVDAPQMPQGIQFGDPLPGKTVVWSRADRPARMFVQYAFDADFTNPVTIRGPYATPESDFTARQDLVDLPAGQDVYVKVWFEDLTNARNASAAVTGHFHTIGKRDNIRFVWGGDIAGQGWGINESFGGMKIYEAMRKVQPQFFIESGDSVYSDGPIKESVVAENGQVWTNLVTPEVSKVAETLNEFRGRYKYNLLDANLRRFNAEVPQIWQWDDHEVVNNWSDAKDLSNDARYTIKDIPTLIAHATQAFHEYAPLRPHGAEESDRVYRKLSYGKLLEVFVLDMRSYRGPNTANLQTSESEETAFLGEEQLARLEEALASSDATWKIISADMPIGLNIGDGSLPDGTPRWEAVANGNNGPAAGRELEIARLLSFIKHAHVKNVVWLTADVHYAAAHYYDPSKAASKDFAPFWEFVAGPLNAGSFGPNGTDGTFGPQVVFSKAPPAGQVNLSPYAGLQFFGQVDIDQRSRALRVALKDINGATVFSKVLPADGERRD is encoded by the coding sequence ATGCGTAAATTAAGCAGATTTACCCGTATCGCCGGCCAATCGGCGCTGCTGGCGGCCATTGCCGCTTTAACAAACCCGGCTTGCGCGGTGGACGCCCCGCAAATGCCGCAAGGCATACAATTCGGCGATCCGCTGCCGGGCAAAACCGTGGTGTGGAGCCGTGCCGACCGCCCGGCCCGGATGTTCGTGCAATATGCATTCGATGCCGACTTCACCAATCCGGTGACGATTCGCGGCCCCTACGCAACGCCGGAATCCGATTTCACCGCCCGCCAGGATTTGGTCGATCTGCCGGCCGGCCAAGACGTTTACGTCAAGGTCTGGTTCGAAGACTTGACCAACGCTCGCAATGCCAGCGCGGCGGTGACCGGGCATTTCCACACGATAGGCAAACGCGACAACATCCGTTTTGTCTGGGGCGGCGACATCGCCGGCCAGGGCTGGGGCATCAACGAAAGTTTCGGCGGCATGAAAATCTACGAAGCGATGCGTAAAGTCCAACCGCAATTCTTCATCGAAAGCGGCGACAGCGTGTATTCCGACGGCCCGATTAAAGAAAGCGTGGTCGCCGAGAACGGCCAGGTCTGGACCAATCTGGTGACACCGGAAGTGTCCAAAGTGGCCGAAACGCTGAACGAGTTTCGCGGCCGTTATAAATACAATCTGCTGGACGCCAATCTGCGCCGCTTTAACGCCGAAGTACCGCAAATCTGGCAATGGGACGACCACGAAGTGGTCAACAACTGGTCGGATGCCAAGGACCTGAGCAACGACGCGCGCTATACCATCAAGGATATTCCGACCCTGATCGCCCACGCCACCCAAGCCTTCCACGAATACGCGCCGCTACGCCCGCACGGTGCGGAGGAATCCGACCGGGTTTACCGGAAATTGTCTTACGGCAAGTTACTGGAGGTGTTCGTCTTGGACATGCGCAGCTACCGTGGTCCGAACACCGCCAATCTGCAAACCTCCGAAAGCGAAGAAACCGCATTCCTGGGCGAGGAACAACTGGCTCGTCTGGAAGAAGCCTTGGCCAGCTCCGACGCCACCTGGAAAATCATTTCGGCCGACATGCCGATCGGCTTGAACATCGGCGACGGTAGCTTGCCGGACGGCACGCCGCGCTGGGAAGCGGTCGCCAACGGCAACAATGGCCCGGCTGCCGGCCGCGAGCTGGAAATCGCCCGCTTGCTGAGCTTTATCAAACACGCGCACGTCAAAAACGTAGTGTGGCTGACCGCCGACGTGCATTACGCCGCCGCGCACTATTACGACCCCAGCAAGGCCGCCAGCAAAGATTTCGCGCCGTTCTGGGAATTCGTCGCCGGCCCGCTGAACGCCGGCTCGTTCGGACCGAACGGCACCGACGGCACCTTCGGCCCGCAAGTGGTGTTCAGCAAGGCGCCACCGGCCGGCCAAGTCAACTTGTCCCCGTACGCTGGCTTGCAGTTCTTCGGTCAAGTCGATATCGACCAACGCAGCCGAGCCCTGCGGGTGGCGTTGAAAGACATCAACGGCGCGACGGTGTTCAGCAAAGTACTGCCCGCCGACGGCGAACGCCGCGATTAA
- a CDS encoding IS5 family transposase, with protein MRGADITQEELFSYRTLEERIPKKHPLRKLRKVVDLLLATLDDEFDALYARRGRDSIPPERLLRASLLQVLFSIRSERQLVEHIDFNLLYRWFVGLTMDDAVWDHSTFSANRDRLLNERISRLFFERVLALADWQKLLSDEHFSVDGTLIQAWASHKSFVKKDGSTPPPEDGGRNPTVNFKGEQRSNETHVSRTDPDARLYKKSEGDKSQLAFLGHALMENRNGLVVDVEVTQAKGTAEREAAQTMVKRTIHKPGATLGADKNYDTQDFVANLRQRKVTPHVASKDKGSAIDGRTTRHDGYRKSLKIRKRIEEVFGWAKTVGPLRQTKFRGLKKVAAQTIFTFAAYNLTRMGAIFGWRYTTA; from the coding sequence ATGCGCGGCGCCGACATTACTCAAGAAGAACTGTTCAGTTACCGAACCCTGGAAGAACGGATTCCAAAAAAACATCCGCTCCGCAAGCTGCGCAAAGTGGTCGATCTGTTGCTGGCCACATTGGATGACGAGTTCGATGCGCTCTACGCCCGTCGCGGCCGGGATTCCATTCCGCCGGAGCGCCTGTTACGCGCCAGCCTGCTGCAAGTCTTGTTTTCCATCCGCTCGGAGCGGCAGTTGGTGGAGCATATCGACTTCAATCTGCTTTACCGCTGGTTCGTCGGCTTGACCATGGATGACGCCGTGTGGGACCACTCCACCTTCAGCGCCAACCGCGACCGCTTGCTGAACGAGCGCATCAGTCGTTTGTTTTTCGAACGGGTGTTGGCCTTGGCGGACTGGCAAAAGTTGCTGTCCGACGAACATTTTTCCGTGGACGGTACGCTGATTCAGGCCTGGGCCTCGCACAAGAGTTTCGTCAAAAAAGACGGCTCGACCCCGCCGCCGGAAGACGGCGGCCGTAATCCCACGGTCAACTTCAAGGGCGAGCAGCGCAGCAACGAGACTCACGTATCACGTACCGATCCCGATGCGCGGCTGTACAAAAAGAGCGAGGGCGACAAATCGCAGTTGGCATTTCTTGGTCATGCTTTGATGGAAAACCGTAACGGCCTGGTGGTCGATGTCGAAGTCACTCAGGCCAAGGGAACAGCGGAACGCGAAGCGGCTCAAACCATGGTCAAGCGTACGATCCACAAGCCGGGCGCGACCTTGGGTGCCGATAAAAACTATGACACCCAAGACTTTGTCGCCAATCTACGCCAGCGCAAGGTGACCCCGCATGTCGCCAGCAAGGACAAAGGCTCGGCCATCGACGGCCGCACCACCCGACACGACGGCTACCGCAAAAGCCTCAAAATCCGCAAGCGGATCGAAGAGGTCTTCGGCTGGGCCAAGACCGTCGGCCCACTACGGCAGACCAAATTCCGGGGTTTGAAGAAAGTCGCCGCGCAAACGATTTTTACGTTTGCGGCCTATAACCTAACGCGGATGGGCGCCATTTTCGGCTGGCGTTACACGACCGCCTAG
- a CDS encoding pirin family protein has product MSPTSASTVNHSRTIEQLVTGLNTTDGAGVQLTRLIPPSLQKRLDPFLLLDAFGSDNPGDYVAGFPSHPHRGFETLTYLLAGRMRHSDNAGHAGLLETGGIQWMTAGRGIIHSEMPEQKDGLLAGFQLWINLPAAHKMQPPSYLDVQSPAIPELELPNGGLLRVIAGDSHGVAGAIQRPVTEPLFLDLHLPAGDAFSQALPPDRNAFIYVYRGELTVGGRKLAARQLAVLNNRSESDGVVMIAEQDSQAILIAGRPLREPIVQRGPFVMNSEAEILQAIDDYQNGRL; this is encoded by the coding sequence ATGAGCCCAACATCCGCTTCCACCGTAAATCACTCCCGGACTATCGAACAATTAGTCACCGGGCTTAACACAACCGACGGCGCCGGCGTCCAACTGACGCGGCTGATACCGCCAAGTTTACAAAAACGGCTGGACCCGTTTCTATTGCTGGACGCCTTTGGCAGCGACAATCCCGGCGATTATGTCGCCGGCTTCCCCAGTCACCCGCACCGCGGCTTCGAGACCCTGACCTATTTGCTGGCCGGCCGCATGCGGCATAGCGACAATGCCGGCCACGCCGGGCTATTGGAGACCGGCGGGATACAATGGATGACCGCCGGACGCGGGATTATCCATTCGGAAATGCCAGAGCAGAAAGACGGTTTGTTGGCAGGCTTTCAACTGTGGATCAATCTGCCGGCCGCGCACAAAATGCAGCCCCCCAGCTACCTCGACGTGCAAAGCCCGGCGATACCGGAACTCGAGCTGCCGAACGGCGGCCTGCTCCGCGTGATTGCCGGCGACAGTCACGGCGTGGCGGGCGCGATACAACGGCCGGTCACCGAACCGTTGTTTCTGGATCTGCACTTACCGGCCGGCGACGCATTCAGCCAAGCGCTGCCGCCCGACCGCAATGCCTTTATCTACGTTTATCGCGGCGAGCTGACGGTCGGCGGGCGCAAGCTCGCGGCTCGGCAATTGGCGGTGTTAAATAATCGGTCGGAAAGCGACGGCGTGGTGATGATCGCCGAACAGGACAGCCAGGCCATACTGATCGCCGGCCGGCCGCTGCGCGAACCGATTGTGCAGCGCGGCCCGTTCGTGATGAACAGCGAGGCCGAAATTCTGCAAGCGATAGACGATTACCAAAACGGCCGCTTGTAA
- a CDS encoding LysR family transcriptional regulator has translation MDNIIPLEQQYAGIEPNDLWLFAKVADCGSFSRAAEAAGLPKSSLSRRIALLEQRLGERLLQRTTRKLTLTELGERLREHGRQIGEETNAAVAWAAHRQVTPSGRLRLSVPGDFASLALAPLLAEFGERYPDVVLALDLSPRRVDLVGEGYDLAIRVGKLTDDAMLAAKRLDRFEFGLYAAPHYLARAGTPDHPRQLVAHTALHLVAANQEIAPWRLRRGEELWTGLPPAAVTANSPELLVKLARLGRGIVAAPKAYGELSLHTGELVRLLADWQLPGVDVWAVFPGRKLMPTKTRVFLDFLAERFGKGA, from the coding sequence ATGGATAATATTATTCCACTAGAGCAACAATATGCCGGCATCGAGCCGAACGATTTGTGGCTATTCGCCAAGGTGGCCGATTGCGGCAGCTTTTCCAGGGCCGCCGAAGCGGCGGGATTGCCCAAGTCGTCGTTGTCCAGGCGGATCGCGTTGCTGGAGCAGCGTCTGGGCGAGCGTTTGTTGCAACGCACGACGCGTAAGTTGACCCTGACCGAGCTAGGCGAACGTTTGCGGGAACATGGTCGGCAAATCGGTGAGGAAACCAACGCGGCGGTGGCCTGGGCGGCGCATCGGCAAGTGACGCCGTCCGGCCGGTTGCGTTTATCCGTTCCCGGCGATTTCGCCAGTTTGGCTTTGGCGCCGCTGTTAGCCGAATTCGGGGAACGCTATCCCGATGTGGTGTTGGCCCTGGATCTATCGCCGCGACGGGTGGATTTGGTTGGGGAAGGCTACGACTTGGCGATTCGGGTTGGCAAATTGACCGACGACGCGATGTTGGCGGCTAAGCGCCTGGACCGGTTCGAATTCGGTTTGTACGCGGCGCCACACTATTTGGCGCGCGCCGGCACGCCGGACCATCCCCGGCAATTGGTGGCGCATACGGCGTTGCATCTGGTAGCGGCCAATCAAGAAATCGCGCCCTGGCGGTTGCGGCGCGGTGAAGAACTTTGGACCGGCCTGCCGCCCGCGGCGGTCACCGCCAATTCGCCGGAGTTATTGGTTAAACTGGCTCGTCTGGGTCGCGGTATTGTCGCGGCGCCAAAAGCCTACGGTGAATTGAGTTTGCATACTGGTGAACTGGTGCGTTTGCTAGCGGACTGGCAACTTCCCGGTGTCGATGTCTGGGCGGTATTCCCCGGCCGAAAGCTAATGCCGACCAAGACTCGAGTGTTCTTGGATTTTTTGGCGGAGCGCTTTGGTAAGGGGGCTTAA
- a CDS encoding glycerophosphodiester phosphodiesterase, with amino-acid sequence MFKMLYNLPAAAVSLAILTGPGTAAAHSYHRDHGTMQTSPLVIGHRGAAGYRPEHTLAGYTLAIEMGVDFIEPDLVLTKDGQMIARHEPMIGGTTDVANHPEFAGRKTKRMVDGVEYEDWFASDFTLAEIKTLRARERLPQTRPANTAYDGLYEIPTLEEVIALAKQKSRETGRTIGIYPEIKHSTYHADLKAANRRPLFGRNFFENKLLAKLHAAYGDSACAPVFIQSFEVGDLQYLSRKTDIRLVQLIDADDVNADGSLSLVPPYKQPYDFVKAGDPRTFADLLSETGLDFVKSYADAIGPWKPYLVKTVADGVDRTGDGSIDLHDRRVDGSTGVLEMAHDKGLQVHSWTFRNDSGGYGFADPQQEMSYYFDLGVDGLFTDFPDTGVAARDASANADSTFSQCRRGRHRED; translated from the coding sequence ATGTTTAAAATGCTTTACAACCTGCCGGCGGCGGCCGTTTCCCTGGCTATATTGACTGGGCCCGGCACCGCCGCCGCCCATTCCTATCACCGAGATCACGGCACCATGCAAACCAGCCCCCTCGTCATCGGCCATCGCGGTGCCGCCGGTTACCGGCCGGAGCACACATTGGCGGGCTATACGCTGGCAATCGAGATGGGCGTCGATTTCATCGAGCCCGATTTGGTGTTGACCAAGGACGGCCAGATGATCGCCCGCCACGAGCCGATGATAGGCGGCACCACCGACGTGGCCAATCACCCGGAATTCGCCGGCCGCAAAACCAAGCGGATGGTGGATGGTGTCGAATACGAAGACTGGTTTGCCAGCGACTTTACGTTGGCCGAGATCAAAACCCTGCGCGCCAGGGAACGTTTACCGCAAACGCGGCCGGCCAACACCGCCTACGACGGCCTGTATGAAATTCCGACACTGGAAGAAGTCATCGCGCTGGCCAAGCAAAAAAGCCGGGAAACCGGCCGGACCATCGGCATTTATCCGGAAATCAAGCATTCCACCTATCACGCCGACTTGAAAGCCGCCAACCGCCGGCCGCTGTTCGGCCGGAATTTCTTCGAAAACAAGTTGTTGGCCAAATTGCACGCCGCCTACGGCGACAGCGCCTGCGCACCGGTGTTCATCCAATCCTTCGAAGTCGGCGATCTGCAATATCTGAGCAGGAAAACCGACATTCGCTTGGTGCAGTTGATCGACGCCGACGATGTCAATGCCGATGGTTCGCTGTCGCTGGTTCCGCCTTACAAACAGCCTTACGATTTCGTCAAAGCCGGCGACCCGCGCACTTTTGCGGATTTGTTAAGCGAAACCGGCCTGGATTTCGTTAAGTCCTATGCCGACGCAATCGGCCCATGGAAACCTTATCTGGTGAAAACGGTGGCCGATGGCGTGGACCGTACCGGCGACGGTAGCATAGACCTTCACGACCGCCGAGTGGACGGCAGTACCGGCGTACTGGAAATGGCGCACGACAAGGGTTTGCAGGTGCATAGCTGGACCTTCCGCAACGACTCCGGTGGTTACGGTTTCGCGGACCCGCAACAGGAAATGAGCTACTACTTCGATTTAGGCGTGGATGGCTTGTTCACCGACTTCCCGGACACCGGCGTGGCGGCTCGCGATGCCTCGGCGAACGCCGATTCGACCTTTAGTCAATGCCGCCGCGGCCGGCATCGCGAGGATTGA